One Pygocentrus nattereri isolate fPygNat1 chromosome 12, fPygNat1.pri, whole genome shotgun sequence DNA window includes the following coding sequences:
- the si:dkey-27j5.5 gene encoding GTP-binding protein Rhes encodes MESPAPARSSRLLLAYKSAAQHLLSKAGMRALQLQRSASAAAAKDKQRSSPIAQLAALVLQRRRRRRRLALESTALSLAPAPKPRNSRRVVVLGAPRVGKTSIVRRFLREDFEERYEPTREDFHRKLYHIRGEAYQIDILDPAGEREFPAKRRLTILTGDIFLLVLSLDDRASFDEARSLRSEISQAKSALLRCPAEGARVPVVVCANKADLPAEERAVSRAELLRAFGGKDTACTLFETSAKEGDETLERAFEALAARAGLPVETGPSHHRRVSLRSYRRLGGGGRKAEAHASPCGALHPLARRPSMNADLRLVLATHGKKRTSKPAKK; translated from the exons ATGGAGTCTCCAGCTCCCGCGCGCTCCTCTCGGCTCCTGCTCGCCTACAAGAGCGCGGCGCAGCACCTGCTCTCCAAAGCGGGCATGCGCGCGCTCCAGCTACAGCGGAGCGCGAGCGCCGCCGCCGCCAAGGACAAGCAGCGCTCGTCCCCGATCGCGCAGCTCGCCGCGCTCGTGCTgcagcggcggcggcggcgccGGCGTCTCGCGCTCGAGTCTACCGCGCTGTCGCTCGCGCCCGCGCCCAAGCCGCGGAACAGCCGGCGCGTGGTGGTGCTCGGCGCGCCGCGCGTGGGGAAGACGAGCATCGTGCGGCGCTTCCTGCGCGAGGACTTCGAGGAGCGCTACGAGCCCACGCGCGAGGACTTCCACAGGAAACTCTACCACATCCGCGGGGAAGCGTATCAGATAGACATCCTGGATCCAGCCGGGGAGAGAGAGTTCCCGGCCAAGCGCAGGCTGACCATCCTCACAG gAGATATCTTCCTGCTGGTCCTCAGTCTGGATGACCGCGCCTCCTTTGATGAAGCGCGCTCCCTGCGCTCTGAGATCTCTCAGGCCAAAAGCGCGCTCCTGCGCTGCCCCGCCGAGGGCGCGCGCGTGCCCGTGGTCGTGTGCGCGAACAAAGCAGATCTGCCGGCGGAGGAGCGCGCGGTGTCGCGCGCCGAGCTACTGCGCGCCTTCGGCGGCAAGGACACCGCGTGCACGCTCTTCGAGACGTCGGCCAAGGAGGGCGACGAGACCCTGGAGCGCGCGTTCGAGGCCCTGGCAGCGCGCGCGGGGCTGCCCGTGGAGACCGGACCCTCGCACCACCGCAGAGTGTCCCTGCGCTCGTACCGCAGGCTGGGGGGAGGAGGGAGGAAGGCCGAAGCGCACGCGAGCCCCTGCGGCGCGCTCCACCCGCTCGCGCGCAGACCCAGCATGAACGCGGACCTCAGGCTCGTGCTCGCGACCCATGGGAAAAAGAGGACGAGCAAACCGGCCAAGAAGTga